GATGTTAAATAAAATCGAACCGGTTCTGTAAGccgttaattttttattggtataaTATCAAAAAGGTCCCGTCTATTGAAAATCAACGTGTATAATCCCTCACTTCGGCGTAGTTACAAAACACACAACTAAGTTATTAACTAGAACATGCGACAATACGATTTTGTATAATGAATAGAAGCGTTCACAGTACACCTGCCATACTCTAAATTGGTAATTAGCGGGTGAAACCGGTGTGAAATCCGCCACATCGAACACACCCCAACGGACAGTAATGTAATCGCTTTGTACCCTTCTTTCCAGCCTTATCAACGaacccaaaaatattttttggttcaCAGTTTTTAGATTATTTGAGATGTTCTATATTAATCCTTAGACCACCTAACCTAGAACAATATTGGAAATACCATTGTTCGAAATTTAAAAAGGTTACAAAAAGCAATAAAATTCGTAACAGTCAATAAACAATACCAAAATCGGTTAGCAGCATTTTACCAAGTATGGAAACGAAAATTGTATCAAACAAGTTTGTTTTTCTAGTCCTCTAGTGATCtttcaaattctcaaattattaagttattttcCACAAAGAAATTAACGAAGTCTTATCCAATCAACTAAGTTAGAATTTCTGTATCTGTTGATGTTGTGATATTGATAGTGAACAGACTTTTCACTactaccattacaccaacacttaaAATTACACAGTCTGACgtgcatttcgataaccaagttatcgtcttcagagaccgccGGTTATTGAATCGTCGCCTGTTGGTGTAGTCAAAGAAGTAAGCCTCCTCATGACCAAATAAAATCGTATGTACGAAAATTTCGTATGTAGTGAAGATTCGCTTTAAGAAATCGTCCCCCTCTGCCTCCTATTGCATCAGCAAGCGGCAAAAACTTCCAACCGCATGAAATTTTTGCTCCAAGTTCAACAGTTTGGGAACCCGTCACCCCGTTATTTTACGATAATGaaaattgaacataactttatttattgactccaggaaaaaaattatatttaatatttaattctcGGCTCAACACTATGTATTGCTATGATTACTACTTAACATCTTCAAGGCATACTTGAATTGAGGCTGCTAATTACATCTTGATACGAGGCAGAAAAACCTTCAACCTACGACCCATATTACACCTAGCCCAAGTTTTCTACAAACTTatgatcaatattttttgtggaAAAGGTGAAGTTTGAATTTTCAGAGCCGTAAATAGCATTTTTGCGCCCTGTGCGAGCTTGTTTTTTAGATATTATGGCTACCCTAGCTAGAGCTATGTACGGGCCCTTGGTGTTGGTAGACCAATTATCTAatgttttggaagaaaaatctatttatttaagAACTAGATCTGATGTAAGCAAACAAACAGACGAACTATTTAAGTGGACCCTTCGCCTCTTATACCACCCACTGTGTCCCACTCACTAAAATTCAAACGCAAGTTCACCCGAAGTGGGTGTGTCTGCATAAACTCGCAACGGTTGACTCCGATAAACACAAATACGATCGTTCGCTgtttttgatgatgatgatgatgatgatgataatgattatGATGATACTGGCAAGTAGGTACTTATCAGAAGCAAACCGAAAAAATAATAGTCCTGCCTGGTCTGGCCATTCTTGTACCCCCTAGAATCTACGCCCTGTGCTTGGGCATCGGTGGCACCGCCCTGTTTATGGCACTGGCTTTGTGTTACTCTAGCCATTCGCGAGGGTACATTGACTAtgcattaataaaaattcctctACTACAATGGTGCATGTGGTACCATACGCGGTTTAACGTCGGTTATCTATCGAACAGCTGTAAGAAAACCTTCCTGGACCACAAATAGGACCTAATAAGTGCTGACCTCCAAACTAATACTACCCCAGACCATAACACTTCCTCCACCATTGTGTATTATTCCAACAATGTTGCACTGGGCGTCTGTAAACTCTCCTGTAGCGATCATTACTAAACCAACAGCTGTAGcttattattagataaaacaCAATGATTTCCCTAGTTCTGGAGTTTATGGACAAACTGTAGAAGCTACCTTGGATTATCTGGGATTAAAAAAAGAACCCGTTGTGGGTTGCGACTTCCGATTGGAAGTACATTGACTAATGCGGTCACTGCTTCTACTGGATGATGCTTGATACAGCGGAGTGCTTGTACCAGAAATACTTCGTAATGCATGATGTCGTATTATAGGTCTCTTTATACGTCCATCTTCAATTCATTgtcagataaaaaaatttaaaaagataatttttgattCTGATATGCCTTAACTCTACGGCAGaatgtacattttttcaatttaaaacatcATGTCTTCTATTACTTTCTTACACAGTTTAATgtatatttgaattgattttagaaatttttaatttctttagaaTTACTTATAGTTTAGTTAAacattaatcaaaattattaaaaagaccGTGTGGCCTAATGGATAAGGCGTCGGACTTCGGATCCGAAGATTGCAGGTTCGAGTCCTGTCACGGtcgaagttatttttattttcgaaaataaattttctattttataatttatttttgtataactttcataatagaaagaaataaaaattgtggatCATCAAATtgcattaaaattaaaatgtttagatattatagattttgacttttatataaaatgattgtgttccaaataaataaaagaatagaagaagaatataaaaaagatttcttTTGCTAATCTACTCACCAATATAGATagcataacaaaaaaattagtgcTCTACtccttttgttaataaattaaatattcaccTTAATGGATAGATAATAGCTTAATTAtgtagaaatatatttattttgttaattatatgaaaatttaccatgattaataaattaattaaattattaatacatataATTTCTTCCCTAGTTGatggataataaataatacaaaaaagacTGTGGATTGTATTACTTCTGTTATTGAAATGGATATAGTTTTGCTGGTGAAGAATAGGTGGCGCAACTACTGGGAAATAAAGATCTCTattattttggtaataaattgaatatgttTACGTAAGCGATAGATGGTGAAAGAAATAGTAGAGTTCTACTTTCTACACTTTTTGTTAATACCTTTATTGGAACATAAATACACAAGTGATAATATTGCAAATATTACTACGTTATTATTAACTGtagattttatattatctaactATCCCTTTATTCTGTATCTAGGAATAGCCTACTATGTTTCTAGTCTCTCTCTTCAGTATtaacattgtataaagaatattctttatacaatggtattAATGTACaattttcagtaatttcttAATAGATGGCAATAACAGCCTATATTAAGAAATCTCGCAGGGGGTAGTAGCTAGCTCAAATAGTGttacaaaataaacattaaaacgaaatttcatAAGATCAGTAAGTGATtcctaaattaataattatttattgactCCAATTGTAAATTTTGGTCATTCATCACTATAAGTAGAAATTTTGTAAGAGATGCATTGTATTTTTAGGTtaaattttctggaaaacaTTTGAAGCACAAACTATCCAAATCAACTCGTTCGTGGCAGTTGAATAGACAACAAAATGCTAAATCCAGCGAATAAGGCGGCCGTGGACAGGTAGGAACATGCTTATAGTCTAAAAACTTGCGAATTTAAATCTATTTGTGCTATGACGCCTTCTTCTGATGTAGAAAAAAATGGTGGATACATTTTTCCGGTATTTTTCTTTCCACATCTccacttttaaattttttatatacagtctTCAAGTTATTTCATTCCAACAAAGACACATTTCAACATATTATTGTAAGGTTCTTTGCAAGACTGTGAGACATATTAGTTGAAGTCGATTCACACCTCATACATTTGCAAACtgcaaaataatatgaaaattccaCAGATCTTATACGATTCAGATATTATTGATCCAGTTTTTCTGGAAACTATTGTTTTCCAAGTCAAAATTAACATAATCAACTTTATTTATAGAGCATCTCATGATCATTACCATCAAATCGAGACTTCTTTAGAAAATGTTCGAGTCCTGTGAGGGtcaactttttttcactttacAGATGAGGTAACTTAGTTTTGCTCTATTAGACACAATgttcatttttactttttcatgtACTTTATGAAAATGGGAGcttaacaaaattcaattatatcgCATCTCCAATAAAATAGTGTAACGactcaaaaagtaaaaattttcaggaaaaagaaaagattcaacttgatttattttgcattttaatagaataattatgtttttaacactatttttttattattatttttttatttgtgactATTTTATTAAAGATTTTACTATTacctaaaatgaaatatattaatgtTGTTACATTACGTACAAATATGTTTATCTCTATTAATAACATAAACAGTTTTGCATCCTTAAgttgaataaatgattaaaaattcgATGAAACAAGATTTTACTACTACGTTAGTACTAAAATCTTTCTGTTCCATAGaatgttttttaaatcaaaccatTGCTGTTCTAGTGCAAGACTTGACAAACATGTTTTTAGAATGGCGAATAAAACTGTGTTATGTGATTAGTTTTCACCAAACTTATCAAATTCTTACTTTTTCTTTCGTTTAACTGTATAGAACACCTGTCACAACATGTAATGCTACACTAACTGAGATCACTTTCAAGTGCCAGGAATAAACTTCATTGCAATGTAATACTGCACTAACTGCCATTTATTGGTGAATTAGTGAAGTTACAGTTACTTCTCTTTTTGAGAGTGTAAAAAAATACCTAATTGTATTTGTATAAGTTATTACAGTATTTGATTGGCAGTGcgataataaattatattgtcaATTATGTATATGACTATAACATTTTCTTTAGtatattaacaattttcatataacacattTTGCATAGTTGTTTGAAATTCGTACTCAAGCAATGACAAAACAGTATCCATGAATTTGTTACAGATTAGATAAATTCTTCCGATTTTCTCCTATATAAAATGATCGGTTTCCATTTTCTATTACACCGATTAATTAATTTCccttataatattgaattttcgtaTATATTTCACTCTTCATGTATTCTGCAAATTTGTCAATTTTCCCTTAATATTTCCCTCATATTCTCATTCTTTAGCTGTCCTAGATTCCACCTTTGTTTACCTGctgttattataatttatttccaaCTTTAGTTTTGGTAAGTCCAAGAAGTGATCAGAGTCTGCATCTATTCTGTATGATTTgacaaatgtttttatattttatccgTTTTTTACTATTAGTACGTTagctttttttggattttcagtGCTTCTTCTATGTAAAATCCACTTAATTTTTATAGTAATGTCTGTTTCCCACAATGTACATACCTATAATATTCTACTGCAGGATTGCAAAATCGTATACCATTTCCATCTACGGATTTATGGATTGTATGCTTCCCTGCGACGGTATTTACGAATTAATTTCTCCCTATTCGAGTTTAGGAATTTTCCCACATACTCCTTCAGAGTATTATAAGACTcttgtttttcttcttcgtcTTCTCTTTTTGTTGGTGCATATCCagtgaaacaatattttcttctccaCATGCTTCTAAAATCCATTAACTCGTTTTTGATCATCTTTTCTATTAATAATCCCTTTTCTCTATGTGCTTGTTTTTGTTCTTCCTCCTCAGGATTACCtaacaattgtttcaaaatattgttggaTACATAAACTAACTTCAAATGTACTCTGTTGAATATATTGTTCAATTCTTTTGTATAAGCAGTATTGAATGATACTAGAACAAATAAAGACGAACAACATGTAGCTACAGCTACGAGCAATTACCCATCACCATTCATAGCTAATATATTCAAAAGTCTGAAGCAGATTAGCCAAGGGTTTATGTATATTCCCAGAGCGTAATACAAATAGAGCAAAAAATGTAGTTGGTTTCaactgaattaaataaaaaaaaataacttattaaatgTAATCAATGAATACTAGCTATTTTTAGATATTGCAGTACTATCAACAATTCATAATTTGATATATCTAGGCATAtaacaagaagaaaaaagattttattgagAATACAATACTATATTTAAGGaatgagataaaaaaataaaagtgatttctattctagtatcttttaaacctgttcaaacaaaaaatttgataatatttccaACATTCCAAGTTAGTTTACAAATTAaaggatattttaaaatatttgtcataaGGATAATATACTGAATTTGTAAACTCAATTCGTGTATAGTTTTATGTAAAGTATATTGAgctaaataatgtaaaattgctTGAAAATGTATCCACCGATACTTTATTATATGCATTTCCAAGTATTGAAATCTTTAAATTCAAGAATGGTTGAAGTAGTGATAAAGACCAAGTCTCACAATCCCTCTTATAGTTTATTAGATAGAAACCGTCGTATTTAATTTCTTCTTGATCTAGTTATTtcttattgtattattttttgaaccCACCTCTTTTCTgctacatttttattaaacttatttatacTCTCTCAATTTTCTTCTACATTTTCCTCTTGTTGTGTTCACAGATCTCTATATGTATTTACTCCTAACGTTCCCATTATTTAGATATCCCAGGTTCTACTTTTGCCTATCTCTTCATTTCGTATTATTATTCAGTTTCGTAAAAACCAAGAAGTggtcatttttattaatttttgccaTATTTCCTTTAGAATATcataaatttctgttttttatctTCGCCTTCTTTTTTTGATGGGGAATATAAGCAGTGAAACATTCACCATACCTTCTTGTACTCTAATATAACATACTCCTCCCCGCAGGCTACTAAATTCCATCAACTAGCTTTTGATCATCTTATCCTCATAAATCTCATTCCCGTATGTTCTtgtttttgaacttttttcaaatgaacTCCCAGTTAATGTTGGAAAATacaagaagaaaatagaaatgattGAGAATACTCAACAATTCTGttagaaaaatagtaaataaattgatgaatcctcatagataaataatgttaaattgtttgaaaaagtATCTACCAATACCATGTTgtatctatttaaaaattttgaaattgttagaTCTAAGAAACAGAGACAAAAAGCCTAATCTTCAAAATCTACCTtgtaattaatttgatataaactaATGTGAAATTATCCCTGAAGGAAGATCACTGATTGAAAAGGTTTCCCATTGGAGTTGAAAAAGGATTAGTTCAtcttttatatatgaataagaTAACTTGGTTAAGCAAAAACACATCACACAgtataattttgagtgttggtgcaGTATTAATAGTTATTCTGTTCAGGATGATATGAGATGAATAGCCACTAATCTCTTGTATTGAGCGACATGAGACTTTACATACTCTAGAGTAATAGAACCAAGTCTGAGGAAAGATATGTGAATCATATGGTCCACATAAGCCTGTAGAATATTATTGGTAATATAAGATGAATGGTGAActttctaaaaacaaatatccATTCCTCTAGTTCATAGactttataatatttcaattatcaatagAAAACGTTCTTATTTCATATAAGTCCTtgtatattgatgaaaaaccaaataacaaaaatcaatttgaaaaaattaattattgctCTTCATTGAAACAGATCTTCTGTTAAAGTTAaggaatattaatttgtttgagTAAATAAAACAAGATTTGATCATGGAgatgatatatttgagtgaatgtATACAATAAAATGAGTAAATATAACAAAGTAAATGTTTCATGTTTCAATACAATGAGATTATGGTTTAATGACACTATTTCCTTCTTCCATATTTTGATGATCGTCGTGGCCTACGCTTCGTTCCTTTACGACGTGGACGTCTGCTGCGATCCATCGGCTCTGCTTTGGctgtaaataaaattcatattattatcaaattcatttGTAGATAAgtatttgttatgaaaataatatttggattACTACTCACTGTGTACATCATGTCTTCGTCTCTTTGTTCTTCGTCTACGTCTTCTCGTATTCTTAGGGCGTCGTCCACGACTGCGTATTTCTATTATTGGTAGCTTGAGACTTTTGGCTATCTTGGAGATTCTTGATGATTCCTCTTTCTGCTTGCTCTTTGCACTTTTAATAAGACTGCGTTGTTTTCCTTGCTGACGTCTAGCTCTTGCTTGCATTTCCTTGACTGGAGCCCTTCTCTTTTCCAAATTCTTGAAGTTTTGGAACATGGTGAACTGCTTGGAGCTGATacctatcaaaaatatttaaatttacttGAAGGAGAGCTCATTTAAAACCCTTAAGATACTAGAGAAGCattgaaattctaaaatatgtGGTGAAATATGGTATTTAAAGTAATATAAAGAGAATTTCCAAGTACTCACCTAATTTAAACTTTCCATTGGCTTTTTTCAGAAGACCATTTTGAATTCCGGTCGTTAGAGCTTTCTTAACTTGCATAGAGGCATTTTTCAACTTGGTTTTTCTTTGGGAGTTGATATGATTGATTATTTCATCGAGAGACGAGCCTTTACGGTCCTTTAAGGTAGCAATGGAACTCATTACGTCGGTTATAAGAGCTGCCATCGTGGAAACAAGCAcctagaataaaaattaatagctgAAAAGACAATAACATGTTTGAATTCACTTACCTCAACTTCTAAACGCACGAATTCGAAAACTTTCgcagtaaataaataattttgacggGAGAAAAAATATTCACCGGCACAAATTTCGAAATCttaatagaaaatgaaataatattcaataaatatttgttgcttagtgacaatttttttttttcggaggTAGGatgattcaaatttgaattgacAGATGTAAGGACAGAacgaaaaagtttcaaaaataagtGATTACCAATGATTGTTAATAATCAGAATCGCTTTTGAAATCATACTTAAGTttcgaattaatttttaaacaaccgTTAACGTCTATTTTATTCAGATTATTCTCATTCAATTAATTCATGACTGTTTTCCTAATTAGAAAGAGGcacaatttaattttgacgGATTACAACTGGACTTATAGAACACTTTACTTCAgagttgaaaattattctatgCCCTCATAGAAAGataataatttcgatttttagtttaaattctTAAATCGAAGAAGTTTTCTGAGTATCAGAGAAAAGATATCCTACTGAATACCTGTATGCTATATGTTATTTAGAAATACTTTATtccaattattcaaaaattttgttagtgCTTTGGTACTAATTCTAATAGAAAAGTCTAACATTATAGAAGACTAGTTTCCATCTCAATATAAACTTAAAAgcaatattttaatttcgtaATAATCTTGAACATaactataacatttttttagtagtaTATCAACAATTTCCATATAACACATTTTGCATAGTTGTTTGAAATTCATACACAAGCAAGTGAGCAAGAACGTATAAAAATATCTTATGCATTCATATCGGAAATACTATGATAAGGGAGTATCATAAAATATTCTCTTCCTCAATTAAGAACTTTTTTACAGTgaattttatagttatttctGAGTTTTAGTTTATTGTGAGGTCAGgatcattaaaaaaacatgaaGACCTTTTCAAATaacgaatattttaataatgtcaTCGATTCTCTTTACttgtttacaatattttgatattgtaaACCAAAAAATCCGcttatgttttgaaattaatataagtTCTCCAAATTATCTGCTGAAATAATGAATGTATGATGTTTAATAAAGTTCTAGTAGTGGCAGTTATAATCCCCGTGGACCTCCTAAGAAGACTTAGAGGGAAGGCTACAGGAAACACACATATCCATCAGCTCTCTGGGTGAAATCTGTTACTTGGATTccgcatttaaaaataaaagctGGTTTAATAGTGTTGactaatatattatatttgcttattgtaaaatttaataGTTGTATGAACTCAAACTGTTACATTTTGAGTAATACATGGAGAGATAATACactcaaaataataaatgtgtgTCATGTGTGATTGAATCTGGTAAGAGCCCCCAGATAAAAGTGTTCTTCAaactaattgataataataaaccAGCAAATTGAACTCAACATATTATCAGTGTCTCAatgtaatatttcatttcattttagatGAATTTGGATCCAGCAGATATATAGTCCGAAATTAATTGAAATCGATCGCGATTGTAGAGTTTAAACATCCATTTTATTGGCGATGGAAAGATTGATTGATTAGCAGAAGTAGAACTGGTATTAAAGTTACCGcttttcttaacaaaattccTAGATCAGATTTCAAACTGGACTCGACATATCTATTCCAGTGAGTTGTTCGATATCGGTTTAATGCCATACAATATGTCTTTTAAGGtttgttatatttcaataaagGGATATAATTCAAACTATTGTTCATTACAGATACTTTTATTCCATGCTCACGTGCTCCAGAAAAAGAAATGGTAATATTTGCTGTAGAAGGAATTCTTCACCACAGGAAGCAACCTCATTGATTGTGAATGTAAATGTTTTGGTATATTCTCTTCCTCCTAAGAATTTTCAATGGTGGAATCAGAAAAAACTTCATGGAGTTCTCAGGTACCACAAGCTGAATATATAGTTAACACTTcttacaaacaaaacaaaaatcagaTTATGTTTTAAAGGTTacggaaaaatgttttaattgtcATAGAACTTTTTGGTGGTATAAccaagtgttcaaaaaaatattactgatTGATCCAAATGATAGTAGATTGCCATGCCGCATTAAAGATAGTTGTTTTCAGACAATCAACAGTAATTTTACTGGTATTTAATGATTATCATGATTATGGTTGGTCGCCTAACAGAAAACCCAACAAATACTTACATATACTGTTGAATACCATGCATAAAAGGAAGAGGGAACTTTGATAAAAGTTGTATGATATAATTAACTAACTATGTTAGTATTTCTGGAACCTTTTGCTGTTATTCGTAATTAACAAACTTGAATAAACATGTTATCATCTCAAGATGCATAAGGTAAACAAAAAACTTGCGTCTATACTAAAGCTTCTCCTAAAGTAAATCTCCAGTAGGCAACATACTCATAGTAAACTGCCAGGAAATGACCTTTTATCTCTATTCAAACTATTATTATATCTAGACACTCCTGGGAAGCTATAACCatagaagatctgctgaatgtatacAACTAGGCAAAAGCAACctacaaatactaacaggagtcctcCAGAACACCACTCGCATACCATTTCCATCTACGGATTTATGGATTGTATGCTTCCCTGCGACGGTATTTACGAATTAATTTCTCCCTATTCGAGCACTGAAAGCTccgaataaaataaatatatggcGTTTAGGAATTTTCCCACATACTCCTTCAGAGTATTATAAAACTcttgtttttcttcttcgtcTTCTCTTTTTGTTGGTGCATATCTACCagtgaaacaatattttcttctccaCATGTTCCTTTGGGTTGTGGTCTACTTGGTAACCTAATATAAACATATGTACATCTAGAAATATCAATACttaaatgcatccaacaatcattttttaacaattttacataaCTACTTCTTATTATATGATTTTGATTAACATCCTCGACGTTATCCTATTTTTCTGTCGTTCCTTATTTTAAATGAGTCAGATACTTCTAATAAGACCAACAAACTTTCCGTCACAATCATAACTGTCCTAGATTCCACCTTTGTTTACCTG
This portion of the Diorhabda sublineata isolate icDioSubl1.1 chromosome X, icDioSubl1.1, whole genome shotgun sequence genome encodes:
- the LOC130450949 gene encoding protamine-like is translated as MFQNFKNLEKRRAPVKEMQARARRQQGKQRSLIKSAKSKQKEESSRISKIAKSLKLPIIEIRSRGRRPKNTRRRRRRTKRRRHDVHTKAEPMDRSRRPRRKGTKRRPRRSSKYGRRK